The Ignavibacteriales bacterium DNA segment GCTGGGCGTAATCCCAGAAATTAGTTTTGCCAACTGAGTAAGTGTTCCCGGGAATTGAATACTCAATTGTGTAACCGGAAGTAACCACTTGAGGATCACCCGTAGGTGATTTCAAGATCAGTTGAGCGTATGTTATTGTATGGCGGCAGTACCGCTATTTTTTGAAAAGTCTTTATTCGCACAATGCATTCCGAGGTCATTCCAACCAACCAGAACATACTGTTGTGAATAAGAAGGAGAAATAAAAATGAAAAGAACAACGAAAAGAGCAATACTGAATAAGTATTTCATTTTAACCTCCTATTTAATCAACCATAAAAGTTGATTAATAGTTAATGAATACCCCCCTTAAAGGGGGCTGAATTAGTTCGATAATTATTTAGTTGACGATTAGCACATTTAGGGACATTTGACCAAAATATATTTTTTAATGTTATTGTTTTGAATAAAAAAGCGGTTTTGATAAAAGCATTAGTTGGATTTATTAAAAAGTTTTGTGTATGAATTGTTTTATCAGAGATAGTAATGATCGGACATTTTTGTTTGTCCTTTTTTAATTGATAGATAGAATAAGAAGGGGCGGGGAAATAGAAAAATATATTTTAGAGGCGAAGGATTTCTTCGCCTCTAAACTAATTTGTTTTGTTTATAATTATTTAATTAAGATCATCTTTTTATCATCAACAAGAGTAGTTACTTCTCTGCCGAGTATGTCGAAAACTTTTAGAGTTACGTTTCCGGCATTTGGAATTTGATATTTAATTGTTGTTGATGGATTGAATGGGTTGGGGTAGTTTTGTGCTAATGCATAAGTTAACGATTCAAGTTTGACTAGATATGAAATATTATCGTAGATTTTTTTACCAAGTGTTTCCGAATCATTTTGTTCATTGGATAGATGATAATAATATTCACCCATAACTTCTGTAACTAATCTAAAATAATATTCATCTGCTGTTACTTCGCTACAATCAACAGAGTAGTTGGTAATATCGTGATCAAAGAGAGTGTTTTTATCGAATGTAACTTCATCAAACAGCCCGACGACTTCACCGGAATTTGCATTTACTAACTCTATCTTATATACTATCTCATCATTATCACTTAAAACAGTCTGGGCAACCTCAGGATTTAAAACAAAATAGTATACAGAGAATAAAAGCTGGGAGGTTGGATCAATATAAAAATTTTCTGTTCTAAAATATTGATTAAATTCGCTTACCCCCGGTATTGGCAAAGTATCTGATTTCTCAATAAAAAGGATATTTTCACCATCTAACCTTAAGTCTCCAAAGCTGAATACGAACTCAGCCTCTTCCTTTCTCACAACCCCAGTTCTTGAATATCCCGGTTCGAGGGAAGTAATTTTGGACAAAAAGTTTGTATTACTCTTCTGAAGGTGAAAAGGAGCGGTTGCATTCTCAAAAACTACTGCCTTGATCTGCGAAAAATTACCGCCGCTTGATAGTTGAACTTGTATTCCGTTTTCATTAAAACTTCCTGCCGCTGTATAACCAAAAGCAGTACGCTTAATCCATCTGCAGGATTCACCATTGTTTTGAGAATAAGCAATTACAGAATTAGTGACTCCATTTTCTGTTGTAGAATTGTTATTAGAATAATTTACATTTAAAACCTGCAGCATAAAAATCACCCCCTGATGTTATCCAAAAGGGCCTGACTAAAACCCGTGATACCCAAATTAAGTCTGTTTCTTCTCCCGCTACCACTTTGCTGGGATTTTCGTGTCTGCCTGCCTTCCAGCTAATGATTGCCTGATTAAAATCTGTGAGACTTACTGAGGGGTATTCGTTTGTACTGTAGCCGGCACCCGTTGAAACGTTGTATGAATTAGGTTCAAAATATCTATTGCCGTATGGAACACCACTGACATAGCTGTGTAAATATCTAATTGAAGAATTTGACTGCTGCCATACAATATGAAGATTATCACTGTTATCTCCGACAATGGACGGATTTAAAGAGTATTGATTTGATGTTGGTAAATTGAGTGGACCTTCAGTCAACCATTGACCGCCGTTGTAATATTTACGCCAGTACTTTAAGGGAGAAAATGAAGATGGTTTGTAAACAACAAAAATCTCGTGAGCCGTATATGCTACTACGGGTTTAATATTCCCGAAATAATTTGGATCAATTCCGGTTTCCGGTATCTGGGTAATAACAGGGATATCGTTGTTCAACAAATACTTTTCAGCAAGAAAAATACCTGCTAAACCGGTCATTCCCCCTTCATAAACTGTTGCAGAAGTATACCCATCAAAATCATCAATAGATGGATTTTTCAATTGAAGATCATATTCTTCGGCAAAGATAATTTCATTTAACCAGGCGCCGTTAAAATCCGTGGTATTGCTTTGTGTGCTCCAGATTTTACCATAAGAAGGGTAAACAATATGATATTTCCCCTGACTGTCTAAAACAATCTTTCTCTGCCCGTTACTTGTAAATGCATCTGATTGAGCAGAAGTGAAATGCCCTTTGTAGTTGGCAATGAATGATCCCCCCAGGGGAATGTCGTCAGGTACTTTTATGTTTTGTAGTGTCGTACTTGTACTTCCTGTATTCCAATTAAGAAATGTCCAGTTTGTCCCATAGCGTTGTGCGGTTATTGGCAGGGCTTCGATGGTGTATCTATCATTTATAGGATCCTGATAAGTTCCAATATTATTTGAAGTGTTCCAATGACGGGCTAAATAATCAGCTCCATTGTTGAAAACAATATTCGAACTAACACTAAATCCATATTCGACTCCGTGCCAGAAATCAATATGCTCACCTGGAGTAACTTGATCACCTATAGAATATTGTTGATTCGGGAAACCAAATTCTGCTTGTGTTAATACTATTTTTTCTGATGAAAAAGATGTTCCGCTTAAATCATTTGTAATTTCGATGTTTCTGAAAAATGGGGTGAAATCTTTTTCAAGATTTCCGTGATTCTCCCAAATTTTTATTGTACTATTCATTAACAGAGGACCATAGTGTAGTATATAATTCTCATCATAATATGAATATTCAACGGTCCTATATTCATCAGTAATTGTAATTCTTATATGAATATCTGGAGAATGAGTTAATCTTTCTTTTGCCATTCTTAAATCAAGATAAAATGCAATGATTGTTTCTGGTTCAGTAGAATAATTTCTGATCACTTTTATGTAATAGTATCCATATCCGAGATCGTCATTAGAATCATCATCCAGTGCCCCGGGGTCTTCAATCCAATCAAATCCCTCGCAAGCTGTTGTTAAATTTGCGTCAACCTCGAAAACATCTTCAGCAGCATCAAATTCTTCTGTGTATTCGTAGTTAACACCATAAATTGGTGAATTGTCGCTTTTAATTGCTATTATTTTATAGCTGGAATTTTGATAGTCTTTTATATTAGTGTAAAGTTCTGGTCCACCTGTTGGACAAACGTTTGATTTTGAAAATATTACGAGCTGAAAATAAAAGTAGAACGGATAAAACTAAACAGGTGTTTAAAATCGACTTCATCGTTTGATTCTCCTTTTGATTAATTTTGAGTACCAATAAATATTTTGCCTATTATTCCTGCCCCGCCAGTAGCAAATATTTTCCCATTAGTTAAATACACACCGTAAAATGCACTGTTGGGTTGGTTCAGATCATATGAGTAGTCTTTCCAATCCACACCGTTGAAGTGAAGTAATGTAAATCCATCGCCAACTGAAACTATTTCTCCAGTCGATTTATCTGCTCTGATCTTTTCTAAAATGCCTGGAGCTTGCTGAAGTATTTCTGTTACTACACCATTCAAATATCTGTAAGTTTTTGAACCTCCGACAAAATAATCATAGGGATTCCATCCAAAAACTGTTCTAAAGAGTGTGTTACCATAATTCAATCCCTGCAATTGATCCCAGCTCGTTCCATTAAATATTAACGCAATGCTTGGTGTACTCAATGCACTTCCACAGGCAAGAATAAAATTATTTGAAGTGCCATAAATATCTGTAATTGGAATTGGGTCAGAGTTTTCGTAAACAATATTTGCATTTACCCCATCCCAGTGAATTATTTTTCCCCACGCATTCCCAAAATACATATCACTGCTGCTCGTACCCCACAGGCTGGTGTAAGGAATGTTATCTATGAATACATCATAATCTTCGGTTAGATCGCTCCACACTGTGCCATCGAAATGATAGACAGCACCTCCAACTGTCCAAATGTCATTATCTGAAAATCCGTAAATCGCAACGCCGCCGGCTTTACTGATTGGTTTCCACTCCACTCCATTCCATTTAATTATTCCATAAACCGTATCATTTATTTTAACTCCACCACAAGCCCAAACATTATTCTCATCAGTGCCCCAAACATCATAAAGTGTATTTGGGTAACCCGCATCTCCAAATGTAAACTCCTGCCAAGTGTAATTGTGGCTTGTGGGGGCTAGTGTTTTTTGCATTACTATATTACTTGTGTCTGTTTCTTCACCAAGACTGTCAACCCTTACTGCAAAGTATGTGTAAGTTGTATCAAGCATCAGCCCTATTCCGTTATCGTCATCAGTTATTGTTGTGTCGGCAACTTCAAGTGGAAATTCTGCAATTATGGTTTCTGTACTATTAAAACTTCTCAATACCTTTATTGAAGACTGAAGACCGTGAACTGTTGATTGTACCCTAAAAGTAACACTTCTGTGCGTGAAGCTTTCAATACTTACTGTGATTGTATCTTTGATAATATCCGGCGGCGGCAAAACAGGAGGCGGCTCGCTGCTGTCGCAGGAAAGTGAAGTAATGAGCAGAAACAAAGCAAAACTGAGATAACCGAACAAGCGTACCATAAAAGCACCTCCATCAAAAAACACATTGAAGAAAAATAAGGAGTGAAAATTAAATGGCAGGAAAAATTATCCGTAACCAAAATTGCACTCCATAATTTCAAGACAACGAATTGGTTAGAGCAACAATAATATCGTTACTCCCCCAAAAATTTTTGTTACAACAAAGATGAATTTTGTTTAAAAAATCAATCAGTAATAAAGTACGAAAGTGTTTTGAAAATATTTCAAGTTTGTAAATAAATGTTCGGGTAAAAATAAGTTCATTCAGGTAAATACAATAAATAAAAAGTTATTTATTAACTGATGTTACGCACTTTGTGATTTCTTAGTGTCTTTGTGACTTGGTGGCAAAAGAAAAAGTAAGAAATTAAGTCACCAAGTTTCACTAAGGAGAATTCTTGTAAATTCAATTTATGCGTAAGGTGATTTATTAATTCTGCTTTAGTCGCATTGCCATTTGTGCGGACAAAGATGGGAAAATTATAATTTAATCTAATCACTCATTTGTCGTAATAATCTAGCATAGGAATAGATAATTTAACAAGTGAGCTATAATTTCGATGGGACTCTTCTACAATTCACAATCTCCAACACAGCGCTCTTAAATTTTACGCTATTGAGAAAGCAAAAAATTCTAGACTTATTGGAGCGCTGCGATGGATAATCGTTTTATACCTAATTAGATAATTTTAACTGACATAGAATTACATAAACATATTATTATGGACAAGTTTTAAAACTAAAAATGAATAAAACAACATGAAAAGTAACAGGAGCATACTGTAAAAGCATTTCATTTTAGCCTCCTAATAATCAGATCAAACGATCAGACTAAAAGTTATAAAATACCCCGTGGGTTCCGGGGCTGAATTAGTATTCGTTTTATTTAGTTGCTGTTGAAGCTGCAATGGGACATCGCAAATAAGTAATTTCTTACAATAAGATTTTATCTGATAGCAGATTAAAAATAGTTTTGATTGCACATGCTGATGGAAGGGCAAATGGATAATTGCTTTGCCAAAGTTACTCGGTGAAAAATTTCCTGTAATAAATTTTACTACACAACTTTCACAGAAATTACTCTTTCGCTTGGTTCAACAAGGTGATAGTTTCACATCAAAAATGGAAGCGTTATTTAATCAAAAGCTTTCACTAAAATAACTGAAACAATCAAGGAGGTCTCTATGTCCGATTACGTAAAAGATCTAATGGCAGAAGTAAAAGCCAAACATCCATCCGAGCCTGAGTTCCATCAGGCTGTGCAGGAAGTCGCCGATTCACTTTCACTTTGTTTAGAAAGACACCCGGAATACCGTGCAGCAAAAATTCTTGAAAGAATTATTGAGCCGGAAAGAACAATAATCTTCCGTGTTCCATGGGTTGATGATCAAGGGGAGGTGCAGATTAACATAGGTTACAGGATTGAAATGAACAGCGCAATTGGTCCATATAAAGGGGGATTGCGATTTCACCCGTCAGTCAATCTTGGCATATTAAAATTTCTCGCCTTCGAACAGGTATTTAAAAACAGCCTGACTACATTACCGATGGGCGGGGGTAAAGGCGGATCTGATTTTGATCCCAAAGGTAAAAGCGATTTGAAGATCATGAGATTCTGCCAGGCATTTATGAGCGAACTATTTCGCCACATCGGTCCTGATACAGATGTACCGGCAGGCGACATTGGTGTAGGCGGAAGAGAGATCGGATATTTGTTCGGTCAGTATAAAAAATTACGCAATGAATTTACCGGAGTGCTGACAGGCAAAGGATTAAACTGGGGTGGTTCACTTGTTCGTCCCGAAGCAACCGGATACGGTTCTGTTTATTTTGCTGCGGAAATGTTATCTACTAAAGGACAAACACTTGAAGGAAAAACATGTCTTGTTTCCGGCAGCGGAAATGTAGCACAATACACAGTTGAAAAACTTTTGCAGCTTGGTGCAAAGCCCGTTACGCTTTCAGATTCAAACGGATATATTTACGATGAGGAAGGCATCAGCAAAGAAAAACTCGCATTCGTTATGGAAATGAAAAATGTACGTCGGGGCAGGATAAAAGAATACACAGACAAATACAAAAATGCTGTTTACACCGCCCTTGATCCGAATGCTCCATTCAATCCATTATGGAATCACAAAGCTCACTGCGCATTTCCGAGTGCAACACAAAATGAAATCAATGCGAAGGATGCACAGAATCTTGTAAAGAACGGAGTAACGGTTGTCAGTGAAGGTTCAAACATGCCCACCACCCCTGACGGTGTAAATATTTTCCTCGATTCTAAAATACTTTATGGTCCGGGTAAAGCGGCTAATGCCGGCGGCGTGGCAACATCAGGATTAGAGATGTCGCAGAACAGCATGCGTTATCCATGGACAAGAGAAGAAGTTGATAACCGCTTAAGAATGATAATGCACAGCATACATCAAACTTGTGTGGATACATCTGCCAGATTTGGAACACCGGGTAATTATGTGAATGGTGCAAATATCGGCGGCTTCCTTAAAGTTGCCGACGCAATGATGGATCAGGGAGTGGTTTGATTAATTAACAATTAAAAATGAATAATTAAAAATTAAGGCGGTCTTCGGATCGCCTTTTTATTTTTTAAGCCAATGTGATGCTGATTCCTGGAATTAATCCGAGAGTGATTTCGATAGCGCTAAGTTTTATTTCACCGATCTTTATTGTATCCGAAAAGTCGCTTGCTTTGAAAAGGCTTTTAAGCATCAAAACGGTAATTCTACTTTCACCTGCCTTATCAAGCATTTTTTGTCGTTCGTTTTCAGGTATGGACTGAAGACAATTGAATCCAATTTTTATTACAGGAGGAATAGCCAGACCGACAGTTATCCCCTTCAATTGATATCCTGCCTCAGAGAAAAGCGAAGTGTTAGTGTTCAGGCTGCTGATTATTTCCTGCAATTTAACTTCGCTGCCGGATTTGAATTGCTCAATTATTTCTTTTTTCTCTTCATCCCACAAATTTTCTTTTAA contains these protein-coding regions:
- a CDS encoding T9SS type A sorting domain-containing protein, which codes for MGEYYYHLSNEQNDSETLGKKIYDNISYLVKLESLTYALAQNYPNPFNPSTTIKYQIPNAGNVTLKVFDILGREVTTLVDDKKMILIK
- the gdhA gene encoding NADP-specific glutamate dehydrogenase; its protein translation is MSDYVKDLMAEVKAKHPSEPEFHQAVQEVADSLSLCLERHPEYRAAKILERIIEPERTIIFRVPWVDDQGEVQINIGYRIEMNSAIGPYKGGLRFHPSVNLGILKFLAFEQVFKNSLTTLPMGGGKGGSDFDPKGKSDLKIMRFCQAFMSELFRHIGPDTDVPAGDIGVGGREIGYLFGQYKKLRNEFTGVLTGKGLNWGGSLVRPEATGYGSVYFAAEMLSTKGQTLEGKTCLVSGSGNVAQYTVEKLLQLGAKPVTLSDSNGYIYDEEGISKEKLAFVMEMKNVRRGRIKEYTDKYKNAVYTALDPNAPFNPLWNHKAHCAFPSATQNEINAKDAQNLVKNGVTVVSEGSNMPTTPDGVNIFLDSKILYGPGKAANAGGVATSGLEMSQNSMRYPWTREEVDNRLRMIMHSIHQTCVDTSARFGTPGNYVNGANIGGFLKVADAMMDQGVV